A section of the Anabaena cylindrica PCC 7122 genome encodes:
- a CDS encoding type II toxin-antitoxin system VapC family toxin: MKDYPPIILTDSSILFAYYSVKDNYNESVCNFFEQCSSELITTTACVTEVMYLLSRDYRTQNEFLKDLAQKLYQCIPLVSQDFTRIRELNEQYADLPGDFADLSLITISERLNIAAIVTLDTDFDIYRRYRKQPFERVYLDS; this comes from the coding sequence ATGAAGGACTATCCTCCCATTATTCTGACAGATAGCAGTATTTTATTCGCTTACTACAGCGTCAAAGATAATTATAATGAATCCGTTTGTAATTTTTTTGAACAATGTTCGAGTGAACTAATTACCACCACTGCTTGTGTAACTGAAGTCATGTACCTTTTAAGTAGGGATTATCGTACACAAAATGAATTTCTCAAAGATTTAGCTCAAAAGCTTTATCAATGTATTCCTCTGGTATCACAAGACTTTACAAGGATTAGAGAACTCAACGAACAATATGCTGACTTACCAGGCGATTTTGCTGACTTATCCTTAATTACTATATCTGAAAGACTCAATATTGCCGCAATCGTTACATTAGATACTGATTTTGATATTTACCGTCGTTATCGAAAACAACCTTTTGAAAGAGTGTATTTAGATTCTTAA
- a CDS encoding ATP-binding protein has translation MAKLRKLANRTKELEIFLKMAQGKHDCRIMLIEGESGMGKTSLLSRFRQQCPDEVKYVPFDCKGLDSIAAFLSEVVNDLGRAQFPTFVKQLRTFTQGSVDFSENDIAAEKISIAINGTNIDPQAQEHRLRQLHDAFFDDLERFEHQIVIALDTYQMANESLQNWIESIWLRTVERRLKKFVTVIAGQAIPNINNSVWGHECEHFKLTAIDDLTAWCEFCSDLPDHAIKPILIGFKGHPKNVHEMLLTVINSGQY, from the coding sequence ATGGCAAAACTGCGTAAATTAGCGAACCGTACAAAGGAACTGGAAATATTTCTAAAAATGGCACAGGGCAAGCATGATTGCCGCATTATGCTCATTGAAGGAGAATCAGGCATGGGGAAAACGTCTCTTCTTAGCCGATTTCGACAACAATGTCCAGATGAAGTGAAATATGTGCCGTTTGATTGTAAAGGATTAGATAGTATTGCGGCATTTTTGTCGGAAGTTGTGAATGATTTGGGACGGGCGCAATTTCCAACTTTTGTAAAACAGCTTAGAACTTTTACACAAGGAAGTGTTGATTTTTCTGAAAATGATATTGCCGCAGAAAAAATTTCCATAGCAATTAACGGTACTAATATTGATCCACAAGCACAGGAGCATCGTTTACGGCAGTTACATGATGCTTTTTTTGATGATTTAGAGAGATTTGAGCATCAAATAGTAATTGCGCTCGATACTTACCAAATGGCGAATGAATCATTACAGAATTGGATTGAAAGTATATGGTTAAGAACTGTCGAACGACGTTTAAAAAAGTTTGTAACTGTTATTGCTGGGCAGGCAATTCCTAATATCAATAATTCAGTTTGGGGTCATGAATGTGAACATTTTAAACTGACTGCAATTGATGATTTAACGGCATGGTGCGAGTTTTGTTCAGATTTACCCGATCATGCGATTAAACCGATCTTAATTGGGTTTAAAGGTCATCCTAAAAATGTTCATGAAATGTTATTAACAGTGATAAACAGTGGTCAGTATTGA
- a CDS encoding sensor histidine kinase: protein MWNYRKTIFTSIRSRIFIFYFILLSLFLVITVPLIFRFVSSAIANRVTEDIREEVEILEGLLDNDSRIKSKLALKNQEIKYPKDAGQLANLFNIYLSRRIPEDDTYLIGVLNKDFYRSSPEALPKILQPESPLMQSLIKIQTFQEGIKLQPNTKTGNILYIVKPIHFQEQIIGRLIVVHAVRGEQEEAFDTLKIVFWVMIGVFILSVVVTWFMAGKVLSPLSSIISTAIKITETNLNERIEVQTSGELAELTNSFNAMMNRLEAAFVSQRHFMNDVGHELRTPITIIRGHLELIDLDQASGIEQDTINLVIDEIDRMSRLVDDLSLLAKSERPDFLLLETIDAQSFLDTLSTKVQALAHRNWQFQIKVKGVLVGDRQRLTQAVMNLAQNAVQHTQESDRITLGASLNHGKLRIWVQDTGEGIDLSEQERIFERFARVKNSHRHSDGSGLGLSIVRGIVEAHRGSIQLQSQPGTGSTFLIVIPLNPLQA from the coding sequence ATGTGGAATTATCGAAAAACTATATTTACTTCTATTCGGTCAAGAATTTTTATTTTTTATTTTATTTTATTATCTTTATTTTTAGTTATTACAGTACCGTTAATATTCAGATTTGTATCTTCTGCAATTGCTAATCGAGTTACTGAAGATATTAGAGAAGAAGTAGAGATATTAGAAGGACTCCTTGATAATGACAGTCGTATTAAATCTAAATTAGCTCTCAAGAATCAAGAAATAAAATATCCAAAAGATGCTGGGCAACTCGCTAACTTGTTTAATATTTATCTCTCACGACGCATCCCAGAAGATGACACTTATCTTATCGGTGTCTTGAATAAAGATTTTTATCGATCCAGTCCAGAAGCACTGCCTAAGATATTGCAGCCTGAATCACCATTGATGCAGTCCTTGATAAAAATACAAACATTCCAGGAGGGAATTAAACTACAACCTAATACGAAGACTGGCAATATTCTATATATCGTTAAACCTATTCATTTTCAAGAACAGATTATTGGACGTTTGATAGTTGTCCATGCTGTACGTGGAGAACAAGAAGAAGCTTTTGATACCCTCAAAATAGTTTTTTGGGTGATGATAGGTGTCTTTATCTTATCTGTTGTTGTTACCTGGTTTATGGCAGGAAAAGTCCTTTCTCCTCTTAGCTCGATTATTTCTACAGCAATTAAAATCACTGAGACAAATCTCAACGAACGAATCGAAGTACAAACAAGTGGAGAACTGGCTGAATTAACAAACTCTTTCAACGCCATGATGAATCGTTTAGAAGCTGCCTTTGTTAGTCAACGACACTTTATGAATGATGTCGGTCATGAACTCAGAACACCTATCACAATCATTCGAGGGCATTTGGAACTAATCGATCTAGATCAGGCTTCTGGTATTGAACAGGACACCATTAATTTAGTAATTGACGAGATTGACCGCATGAGTCGGCTGGTAGATGATCTGAGTTTATTGGCAAAGTCTGAGCGTCCAGACTTTTTACTACTAGAAACCATTGATGCTCAATCTTTTTTAGACACACTATCTACCAAAGTACAGGCTTTAGCTCATCGGAATTGGCAATTTCAGATCAAGGTCAAAGGAGTATTGGTTGGCGATCGCCAACGTCTTACCCAAGCAGTGATGAATTTAGCTCAGAACGCTGTCCAACATACCCAGGAAAGCGATCGCATTACATTAGGTGCTTCTCTCAATCATGGGAAATTGAGAATATGGGTTCAGGATACGGGAGAAGGAATTGACCTCTCTGAGCAAGAACGCATTTTTGAGCGGTTTGCTCGTGTCAAGAATAGTCATCGTCATTCAGATGGTTCGGGGTTGGGATTATCAATTGTCCGAGGCATCGTAGAAGCACACCGTGGCTCGATTCAACTCCAAAGTCAACCAGGAACAGGATCAACCTTTTTAATTGTCATACCCCTTAATCCTCTTCAAGCATAG
- a CDS encoding tetratricopeptide repeat protein, whose amino-acid sequence MVSIEEILKRVQQAETETERQWILLELQMSQMSDELVSMLWAAAIPHFFDANILAALRPELAEQAEKLYENLKALTFVEKFPQHGYNIHELTRNVLLNQLWQQDKSELLSLSQRAADYFFADKMSSEEDVEFCYHEILNEGKAQTGRLLDRGIDWWTYHQVERIQAAVQVFLEHEIAGRLDTFGKGFSLHLQGLIKMRYRHSLEAESFLSRAETLYQEINLKNPRYITTLLRDIGNTKKDQGDYASSVDFYKKALSISEEQLGENHPDTANSLNNLAGVYEDKGRYEEAESLFLRALKIREEQLGENHPHTANSLNNLAELYRNKGRYEEAESLFLRALKIHEEQLGENHPDTATILNNLALLYKNEGRYEEAESLYLRALKICEEQLGENHPHTATILNNLAIVYQNEGRYEEAESLFLRDLKICEEQLGGNHPDTANSLNNLAELYRNKGRYEEAESLYLRALKIREEQLGENHPHTATILNNLAIVYQNEGRYEEAESLFLRDLKICEEQLGGNHPDTANSLNNLAELYRNKGRYEEAESLYLRALKICEEQLGENHPDTAASLNNLALLYKNEGRYEEAESLFLRAMKIYEEQLGENHPDTAVSLNNLAELYRNNGRYSEAIPLLERWKDIQRERQETRNQSYAERIWTLGRLYEKCQQFPEAIATYKEALSIFDHFLDPKHPRRLLLKSDLGRLKKNMKKVKKQDLNINSALACPYLQKLVNRSLLSEFYML is encoded by the coding sequence GTGGTCAGTATTGAAGAGATACTAAAACGAGTTCAGCAAGCCGAGACGGAGACAGAACGGCAATGGATTTTGCTGGAATTGCAAATGAGTCAGATGTCTGATGAGTTGGTATCCATGCTTTGGGCGGCGGCAATTCCCCATTTTTTTGACGCTAACATTTTAGCAGCATTAAGACCAGAGTTAGCAGAACAAGCAGAGAAATTGTATGAGAATTTAAAAGCATTAACCTTTGTCGAAAAATTTCCCCAACATGGATATAACATCCATGAACTAACGCGAAATGTGTTATTAAATCAACTTTGGCAGCAGGATAAAAGTGAACTTTTGAGTCTATCCCAACGAGCCGCTGATTATTTTTTTGCTGACAAAATGTCATCAGAAGAAGATGTGGAATTTTGTTATCATGAGATTCTCAATGAAGGCAAGGCACAGACTGGAAGATTATTAGATAGGGGCATTGATTGGTGGACTTATCATCAAGTTGAGCGTATACAAGCTGCGGTACAAGTCTTTTTAGAACATGAAATAGCTGGCAGATTAGATACCTTTGGGAAGGGATTTTCCCTCCATTTACAGGGACTCATCAAAATGCGTTATAGGCATTCTCTAGAAGCAGAGTCATTTTTGAGTCGTGCGGAAACTCTTTACCAAGAGATAAACCTGAAAAACCCGCGTTATATTACTACCTTGTTACGAGATATTGGTAATACCAAGAAAGATCAGGGTGATTATGCCAGTTCAGTTGATTTTTATAAAAAAGCTCTCTCAATTAGTGAAGAGCAATTAGGAGAAAATCATCCTGATACTGCTAATAGTCTCAATAATTTAGCGGGAGTTTATGAAGATAAAGGACGATATGAGGAAGCAGAATCCCTCTTTCTTCGCGCCCTGAAAATTCGTGAAGAGCAATTAGGAGAAAATCATCCTCATACGGCTAATAGTCTCAATAATTTAGCGGAACTTTATCGAAATAAAGGACGATACGAAGAGGCAGAATCCCTCTTTCTTCGCGCCCTGAAAATTCATGAAGAGCAATTAGGAGAAAATCATCCTGATACTGCTACTATTCTCAATAATTTAGCGTTACTTTATAAAAATGAAGGACGATATGAGGAGGCAGAATCCCTCTATCTTCGCGCCCTGAAAATTTGTGAAGAGCAATTAGGAGAAAATCATCCTCATACTGCTACTATTCTCAATAATTTAGCGATAGTTTATCAAAATGAAGGACGATATGAGGAGGCAGAATCCCTCTTTCTTCGCGACCTGAAAATTTGTGAAGAGCAATTAGGAGGAAATCATCCTGATACTGCTAATAGTCTCAATAATTTAGCGGAACTTTATCGAAATAAAGGACGATACGAAGAGGCAGAATCCCTCTATCTCCGCGCCCTGAAAATTCGTGAAGAGCAATTAGGAGAAAATCATCCTCATACTGCTACTATTCTCAATAATTTAGCGATAGTTTATCAAAATGAAGGACGATATGAGGAGGCAGAATCCCTCTTTCTTCGCGACCTGAAAATTTGTGAAGAGCAATTAGGAGGAAATCATCCTGATACGGCTAATAGTCTCAATAATTTAGCGGAACTTTATCGAAATAAAGGACGATACGAAGAGGCAGAATCCCTCTATCTCCGCGCCCTGAAAATTTGTGAAGAGCAATTAGGAGAAAATCATCCTGATACTGCTGCTAGTCTCAATAATTTAGCGTTACTTTATAAAAATGAAGGACGATATGAGGAGGCAGAATCCCTCTTTCTTCGCGCCATGAAAATTTATGAAGAGCAATTAGGAGAAAATCATCCTGATACTGCGGTTAGTCTCAATAATTTAGCGGAACTTTATCGAAATAACGGACGGTATTCAGAAGCAATTCCATTATTAGAAAGATGGAAAGATATTCAACGTGAACGTCAAGAGACTCGAAATCAATCGTATGCCGAGCGTATTTGGACACTAGGAAGACTTTATGAAAAATGTCAACAATTTCCTGAAGCAATCGCCACCTATAAAGAAGCATTATCTATCTTTGATCATTTTTTAGATCCTAAGCATCCACGAAGACTTTTATTAAAAAGTGACTTAGGTCGTTTGAAAAAGAATATGAAAAAAGTAAAAAAGCAGGACTTGAACATTAATTCAGCCTTAGCTTGTCCTTACTTACAAAAGCTTGTTAATAGGAGCTTACTTTCTGAATTTTATATGTTGTAA
- a CDS encoding response regulator transcription factor, whose protein sequence is MSQILIAEDEPRIASFIEKGLKSHGFITTVATDAQKAVSLGLSGMFELLILDLGLPGKDGFEVLKDLRGQGATLPILILTARDDLQDKVFGLEAGADDYMTKPFRFEELLARIRVRLRTVNQISTSEQFTLNAHNIVLDLRTRKVKVNNQLIELPFREFILAETFFRHPGQVLSRQQLLDRVWGYDYEPGSNIVDVYVGYLRKKLGSNLIETVRGVGYRLNP, encoded by the coding sequence ATGTCACAAATTCTGATTGCAGAAGATGAACCCCGCATTGCCTCCTTTATCGAAAAAGGTCTTAAGAGTCACGGTTTTATCACCACTGTTGCTACCGATGCCCAAAAGGCAGTGTCATTAGGGCTAAGTGGTATGTTTGAACTTCTGATCCTCGATTTAGGACTACCTGGTAAAGATGGCTTTGAAGTCTTGAAAGACCTGCGTGGGCAAGGTGCAACTCTACCCATCCTGATTTTGACTGCCCGTGATGATCTCCAAGATAAGGTATTTGGTTTAGAAGCTGGTGCAGATGACTACATGACAAAACCCTTTCGATTTGAAGAGTTACTTGCCCGTATTCGAGTTCGTCTCAGAACAGTCAATCAAATCTCTACATCAGAACAATTTACTCTGAATGCTCATAATATTGTTTTAGATTTGAGAACTAGAAAAGTAAAGGTAAATAATCAGTTAATCGAACTACCTTTCCGTGAGTTTATCTTAGCGGAAACTTTTTTTCGTCATCCAGGACAGGTTCTAAGCCGCCAGCAACTGCTTGATAGAGTCTGGGGATATGATTACGAGCCTGGGTCGAATATTGTCGATGTCTATGTTGGATATTTGCGAAAAAAATTAGGTAGCAACCTCATCGAAACCGTTCGTGGAGTAGGTTATCGCTTAAATCCATGA
- the psbA gene encoding photosystem II q(b) protein, whose product MTISLQQSQSNNLWDKFCNWITSTNNRMYIGWFGVLMIPTLLTATICFVIAFIAAPPVDIDGIREPVSGSLLYGNNIITAAVVPTSNAIGLHFYPIWEAATLDEWLYNGGPYQLIIFHFLIGIFCYLGRQWELSYRLGMRPWIAIAYSAPVSAATAVILVYSIGQGSFSDGLPLGISGTFNFMFVLQAEHNVLMHPFHMLGVIGVFGGALFSAMHGSLVTSSLVRETTENESQNQGYKFGQEEETYNIVAAHGYFGRLIFQYASFNNSRALHFFLSAWPVLGIWCAALGVSSFAFNLNGFNFHHSLLDSQGTVINTWADILNRANLGIETMHERNVHNFPLDLAAGDIQPIALVAPAIHG is encoded by the coding sequence ATGACTATTTCTCTGCAACAAAGCCAAAGTAACAATCTTTGGGATAAATTTTGCAATTGGATTACCAGCACCAACAACCGGATGTACATTGGTTGGTTTGGTGTACTGATGATTCCTACACTTTTAACAGCAACCATTTGTTTCGTTATTGCTTTTATTGCCGCACCACCTGTAGACATAGATGGTATTCGTGAACCGGTGAGTGGTTCTTTACTCTATGGGAATAACATTATTACTGCTGCGGTTGTTCCTACCTCCAATGCTATTGGATTGCACTTTTACCCCATTTGGGAAGCCGCTACTTTAGATGAGTGGTTATATAATGGTGGCCCTTACCAATTAATTATTTTCCATTTTCTGATAGGTATTTTCTGCTACTTGGGTCGCCAGTGGGAATTATCATACCGTTTAGGGATGCGTCCTTGGATTGCGATCGCCTACAGCGCACCTGTTTCTGCTGCCACTGCGGTGATATTAGTCTACTCCATAGGTCAAGGTTCCTTCTCTGACGGATTGCCTTTAGGAATTAGTGGTACTTTTAACTTCATGTTTGTACTGCAAGCAGAACACAACGTTCTCATGCACCCATTTCATATGTTGGGAGTAATTGGTGTCTTTGGTGGTGCTTTATTCTCTGCCATGCACGGTTCTCTAGTCACCTCCTCCTTAGTGCGAGAAACCACTGAAAACGAATCCCAAAATCAAGGTTATAAATTCGGACAAGAAGAAGAAACCTATAATATTGTTGCGGCTCACGGCTATTTCGGCAGATTGATCTTCCAATACGCATCTTTTAACAATAGTCGTGCTTTACACTTCTTCTTAAGTGCTTGGCCAGTACTTGGTATCTGGTGTGCAGCCTTGGGTGTATCCTCTTTTGCCTTTAACCTCAATGGCTTTAACTTTCACCATTCCCTTCTTGATTCTCAAGGTACTGTAATTAATACTTGGGCTGATATTTTAAACCGCGCTAACTTGGGAATTGAAACAATGCACGAACGCAACGTTCATAACTTCCCCTTAGATTTAGCTGCTGGGGATATTCAACCTATAGCTTTAGTTGCTCCTGCTATTCACGGTTAA
- a CDS encoding type II toxin-antitoxin system Phd/YefM family antitoxin produces the protein MMQQIDITQVQIQLPQLFQIALQGEEIIITRNNLPILKITQISPTKRRQRGSAKGQIKIAPDFDARLEEFKEYM, from the coding sequence ATGATGCAACAGATAGACATTACCCAAGTTCAAATTCAACTACCTCAATTATTTCAAATTGCCCTGCAAGGAGAAGAGATCATTATTACCCGTAATAATCTCCCTATCCTCAAAATCACGCAAATATCACCTACTAAAAGACGACAACGGGGCAGTGCCAAAGGACAGATAAAAATTGCTCCCGATTTTGATGCTCGTCTCGAAGAATTTAAGGAGTATATGTAA